Proteins from a single region of Esox lucius isolate fEsoLuc1 chromosome 13, fEsoLuc1.pri, whole genome shotgun sequence:
- the LOC105006510 gene encoding STAM-binding protein-like A has protein sequence MAAHTDVSLTPEERVRALTKKGSYVDVNDDVPPRRYFRSGMEMIRMANIYTEEGNTEHAFVLYNKYITLFIEKLPKHREYKTANIPEKKETLKRLKEVAFPQAEVLKKALLKRYEQEYAQFIIRKKAEEAVFAQQQSKQRALDAERERVAELQRRQKEQEQFSAFEEMIRRQELEKERQRVLQEFHAPGTPPPDTPLLPGIQGPPLPQAVSPTPPQSPGDNTNHRRPPGGSTLPTAPPTFDRSLKPGSLISPSGSNNTMDGIRQLAVPSELCKSFLKLAEANTHRAVETCGILCGKLLRNAFTVTHVVVPKQNGGPDYCDTENEEELFLIQDQYDLITLGWIHTHPTQTAFLSSVDLHTHCSYQLMMPEAIAIVCSPKFNETGYFRLTDHGMEEISTCKQKGFHPHTKEPPLFTGAGHITITDDRVNMLDLR, from the exons ATGGCGGCCCACACTGATGTTAGTCTGACCCCTGAGGAGCGTGTCCGGGCCCTGACTAAAAAGGGCAGCTATGTGGATGTGAATGACGACGTGCCACCTAGGAGGTACTTCAGGTCGGGAATGGAGATGATCCGGATGGCCAACATCTACACAGAGGAGGGGAACACTGAGCATGCCTTCGTACTTTACAACAAATACATAAC GCTCTTCATTGAAAAGCTTCCCAAGCACAGAGAATATAAAACCGCCAACATTCCAGAGAAGAAGGAGACTCTTAAG AGGCTGAAGGAGGTCGCCTTTCCTCAAGCAGAGGTGCTGAAGAAAGCTCTCCTCAAGAGATATGAGCAAGAATATGCCCAGTTTATCATCCGAAAG AAAGCAGAGGAGGCTGTTTTTGCCCAACAGCAGTCAAAGCAGCGGGCTCTGGATGCTGAACGGGAGCGTGTGGCGGAGCTTCAGCGACGGCAAAAAGAACAAGAACAGTTCAGCGCCTTTGAGGAGATGATCCG GCGCCaggagctggagaaggagaggcagCGGGTCCTCCAGGAGTTCCACGCCCCTGGCACCCCTCCCCCTGACACCCCTCTTCTCCCGGGGATCCAGGGGCCCCCCTTGCCCCAGGCTGTGTCCCCCACACCACCTCAGAGTCCTGGGGACAACACCAACCACCGTCGGCCTCCAGGGGGCAGCACCTTGCCCACCGCACCTCCCACCTTCGACCGGTCGCTGAAACCAGGAAGCCTGATCAGCCCCAGCGGGAGCAACA ATACAATGGATGGCATTCGGCAGCTGGCTGTCCCCTCAGAGCTGTGTAAGAGCTTCCTGAAGCTGGCTGAAGCCAACACCCACCGCGCTGTGGAGACCTGCGGCATCCTCTGTGGAAAACTG CTGAGGAATGCCTTCACGGTGACCCATGTGGTCGTGCCAAAGCAGAACGGGGGACCAGACTACTGTGACACGGAGAATGAGGAGGAATTGTTCCTGATCCAGGATCAGTATGACCTCATCACCTTGGGATGGATCCAT ACTCACCCCACCCAGACAgcgtttctctccagtgtggaCCTTCACACACACTGCTCCTACCAACTAATGATGCCTGAAGCCATCGCTATCGTCTGTTCTCCTAAGTTCAACGA GACCGGGTACTTTAGACTTACTGACCATGGCATGGAGGAGATCTCTACATGTAAACAAAAAGGCTTCCACCCTCACACCAAAGAACCTCCCCTTTTCACT